The Helianthus annuus cultivar XRQ/B chromosome 16, HanXRQr2.0-SUNRISE, whole genome shotgun sequence genome includes a window with the following:
- the LOC110918329 gene encoding uncharacterized protein LOC110918329, whose amino-acid sequence MSGGLGSPWVSGPFLLLHSASLPTCRGGAVCRSRFRPPKDLKFVLHDALDSSGFNTTYAREAREGFCSQIKKLSKIGRETSITINEEVDLGKIALYIAAEDDSLISHSSVPLPVDAFTGRLDGLSTGYCSRYSSSFASSPDIFLECLERYMYVDKGFRRTKSSNHMEHRAVYLHSVLTHRVGSMSMLSLIYSEILKKLRLWGLLKFDVEVSSPIDSYGSPRGYLKRKTTESDQQHIVTTEFLLLKILRDLKDAFWPFQLDQSKSPFLRAAEAAHCSDRSANVDKSGLELASAKAARHRLERGVWTSVRFGDIRRALSACERLIILEANCTELRDYGVLLYHCGFYKESLQYLKLYQDTEKVKQSPDLLTKLEEEAVDKLIIRLNLILMEDEWTRPSIASSLYNNTDPW is encoded by the exons ATGAGTGGCGGATTAGGTTCCCCATGGGTTTCGggtccttttcttcttcttcactcAGCATCACTACCTACTTGCAGAGGTGGTGCCGTGTGTCGATCTCGTTTCAGACCACCCAAAGACCTCAAATTCGTCCTCCATGACGCCCTCGATTCTTCTGGATTCAACACCACCTATGCTagg GAAGCAAGGGAGGGATTCTGCTCGCAGATCAAGAAGTTGTCAAAAATAGGGAGAGAAACGAGCATAACCATCAACGAAGAGGTTGATTTAGGGAAAATAGCTCTTTATATAGCTGCGGAAGATGACTCACTCATTTCTCATTCTTCTGTACCACTTCCTGTTGATGCTTTTACGGGGAGATTGGATGGCCTTTCTACGGGTTACTGTTCACGCTACAGTTCGTCGTTTGCATCATCTCCTGATATTTTCCTTGAGTGCCTAGAGCGATACATGTACGTTGATAAG GGCTTTCGTAGGACCAAGTCAAGCAACCATATGGAGCATCGAGCTGTTTATCTTCATTCA GTTTTGACTCATCGTGTGGGGTCAATGTCTATGCTTTCACTGATATATTCCGAGATCCTGAAGAAGCTACGTTTATGGGGTCTCCTCAAATTTGACGTTGAGGTTTCTTCCCCTATTGATTCTTATGGTTCTCCAAGAGGCTATCTCAAGCGTAAAACTACAGAGTCCGATCAACAACATATTGTGACAACTGAATTCCTGTTATTGAAG ATCTTACGAGACTTAAAGGATGCTTTCTGGCCATTTCAACTTGACCAGAGTAAAAGTCCATTCTTAAGAGCAGCAGAGGCTGCACACTGCTCTGATAGATCAGCCAATGTTGACAAAAG TGGTTTGGAGCTTGCATCTGCAAAGGCTGCTAGGCATAGGCTAGAACGTGGTGTTTGGACCAGTGTTCGCTTTGGTGATATACGGCGTGCACTCTCTG CATGTGAGCGGCTCATCATTCTAGAAGCTAATTGTACAGAACTAAGAGATTATGGTGTTCTCTTGTATCACTGTGGATTCTACAAAGAATCTTTGCAATACCTCAAGTTATATCAGGATACAGAG AAAGTGAAGCAATCACCAGATTTGTTAACAAAACTGGAGGAAGAAGCTGTAGACAAGTTAATAATTCGACTTAATCTTATTCTAATGGAGGATGAGTGGACTAGACCATCAATCGCAAGCTCTTTATATAACAACACTGATCCTTGGTAA